In Octopus bimaculoides isolate UCB-OBI-ISO-001 chromosome 28, ASM119413v2, whole genome shotgun sequence, the following are encoded in one genomic region:
- the LOC128251071 gene encoding zinc finger protein 665-like: MSGVCAAINVKKDRKRSDLLDKMSKKKGKTSYHCDICKKTFQKQRNLTIHKKSHSGERPFHCDICGKSFVGKQVLMVHKRIHTGEKPYHCEICGGLFLLKNNLSIHKRIHTGERPYSCDICGKSFKQSGDLKAHKRTHTGEKPYRCDICGKSFSQGNQLSMHKRIHTGERPFHCDICGKFFIASNALKVHKRIHTGEKPYPCNICGKSFALNCNLAVHKRIHTGEKPYHCDVCGKSFCRSHHLSVHKRIHSGEKPYQCDICGKSFSQKSGSVVHKRTHSQDKPYCDICGKSFSQANTLAIHKMKHANEKPYHCNVCGESFFRICDLNNHKITHREKRQYHCDTCGKTFLQNSQLVKHRRIHTGEKPYHCDICGKSFSVGSSLTSHKRIHTGETPFHCDICGKSFCVSGNLTIHKRIHTGEKPYHCDTCGKSFTVRSALKSHKHIHTGEKLFQCDICGKSFSQRSHIVIHKRTHTGEKPYHCDICGKSFSHKCSSVAHKRTHSREKLHCKICGQSFSQANSLANHKKKACR; encoded by the coding sequence ATGTCTGGTGTTTGTGCTGCAATAAATgtgaagaaagatagaaaaagaagtgATTTACTTGATAAGATGTCGAAAAAGAAGGGCAAAActtcatatcactgtgatatctgtaaaaagacATTCCAGAAACAACGTAACCTAACTATTCACAAGAAAAGTCATTCAGGAGAGagaccatttcactgtgacatctgtggcaaATCCTTCGTTGGAAAACAAGTGTTAAtggttcacaaacgtattcatactggagaaaagccatatcactgtgaaatatgtggtggtttattcttgttaaaaaataacttatctatacacaaacgtattcacacaggagagagaccttacagctgtgatatctgtggtaaatctttcaaaCAAAGTGGTGACTTAAAGgctcacaaacgcactcacacaggagagaaaccatatcgttgtgatatctgtggtaaatccttttcACAAGGCAACCAACTTAGTAtgcataaacgcattcatacaggagagagaccatttcactgtgatatctgtggcaaattcTTCATTGCAAGCAATGCCTTAAAGgttcacaagcgtattcatactggagaaaaaccttatccctgtaatatctgtggaaaatcatttgcTCTAAattgtaacttagctgttcacaaacgcattcatactggagagaagccatatcactgtgatgtctgtggcaaatcattctgtCGTAGTCATCACTTATCTGTTCACAAACGCATCCAttcaggtgagaagccatatcagtgtgatatctgtggcaaatcattctctcaaaaatctGGCTCCGTTgtccacaaacgcacacattcacaagaTAAGCcatattgtgatatctgtggtaaatctttctctcaggCTAATACTTTAGCTATTCACAAAATGAAACATGCAaatgagaagccatatcattgtaatgTTTGTGGTGAGTCTTTCTTTCGAATATGTGACTTAAATAATCACAAAATTACTCACAGGGAAAAAAGACAGTATCACTGCGATACTTGTGGTAaaactttccttcaaaattctcAGTTAGTTAAACATAGACGTATTCATACGGgggaaaagccatatcattgtgatatctgtggtaaatcattctctgtaggCAGTAGTTTGacttctcacaaacgtattcatacaggagaaacaccatttcactgtgatatctgtggtaaatcattctgtgtAAGCGGTaatttaactatacacaaacgaattcatacaggagaaaagccataccactgtgatacctgtggtaaatcattcactgtaCGTAGTGCATTAAAatctcacaaacatattcatacaggtgagaagctatttcagtgtgatatctgtggtaaatcattctcccagAGATCTCACATAGTTATccataaacgtactcatacaggagaaaaaccatatcattgcgatatttgtggtaaatcattctctcacaaaTGTAGCTCAGTTGCCCACAAACGTACCCATTCAAGAGAGAAGCTACATTGTAAAATCTGTGGTCAATCATTCTCTCAGGCTAATAGTTTAGCtaatcacaaaaaaaaagcatgcagatga